AATAGTATATGCGTGAGCCTCGCTGGGATCGGTCCAGGCTagcttctttcaaatatttttcatcacagacgacgccctgagacgaggttcgcgctcaattgggcaccctccggcttgttgtcttaaacgttgcacccggtgatagccttcagcgctccccatttgtccagtaattaatgccttctgcggcgaatctacaataagtcacgtcaaaaaataaataaaggtccAGGCTAGTGTAGTGCTGTGGCTGTGAAGTAGGCGGTTTTAGGCTTGGTTAACTGCGGAAATGGCTAGGTTCTGACTATGATACTACACATACCTATACATTATAtcctcgccttatagtgaaaacgtagcacaataaagtatattcggatgtgattttatATGAAATATTTTCCTGTCTCACGTAAATTGAatacataaaatacttaaaatgcCTATTGGTTTTCCACTAACATATGCCTCTGGATATATCAGTAGTATATAGAGATTATGATACTgaattttgaatgaaaaatGTGTAGTTATTTTCTACGGCTCGCCCCCTAGAGGGTGTACACCTTTGTGTACCACTTCGAGtatatgttcatcatcatcaatttaagagccacgctcttgtcggtgttcaGCATTcggcattctccattcttgtctatcaaggggcAATTGTTTGAAttcctaataagacacgactttcgccttctctttaatctgatCCATGTACCTAAGCTCTTTCGGTCTTCCCCTTCTTTTCTTGTCTTCTTTCTTTCCCTCAGAATGGTATGATGCTATGTTAAGTTATATGAAACGTTTCGTCTGTTTCACGTTGGATTTGCGTCGGATTATATTCACTACTAAGTATGCTTAGTGTTTCTTATTTATCTATCTTAAGTTTCGCGGTTACCAGCTGACCTTAAATCTGATACCGTCGCAGGCGCCGCGTGGTTGTGATCAAACCGCAGTGAATCCAAGGCGACAACCCGGTGAATGTTCAATACTCATCTAGTCATtcagcatattattatatacttacttaggtagatTGCTGATAATTAGCGCTGTGGATAAAATGTCATCTAGATGTTAAACTAGATTCTGTGGTAATAAAATTCAAGTAGgtgtacatattagtatatatttttataataaagtctTTACAAGTTGTATTTCCGTAGAGCTATGTTCAAAGTTGAAGTGAAAGTGTCGGACAAAATATACATACTTtcttgctttcttagatgaattgcttcgatgtggccattttaaccccccagataggTAGAGTAAGCAagcttttcatttatatatccTGCTATACATAAAACACGTAACTATATTTTGTATCGACGAATTCAAAACATGCCTTCAACTTTCGTCATTCACTAAACTAGCCAGACTAGACCAACCTTATTAATATTTCCTCTAAATATCCATAATGACAACTTGTCGCCACAGAATCTTAATAATTTTCCCAACTAGTATATCCATTAAATCATTATAAACTGGCATTATATGTCTGACTCGACAATTAGGGCCCATTGAGTGATGTAGGCAAATCAGCGCCGCATGACGCAACCTTGATCCAGttgtgtgcgcgcgcgcataACCGTTGACCACAGGCACACCATGCTTTGAACTAGTTTCTTAGGACTGTAAGGAGTATTTTtactttgaaataaattaagtataacATGTATGTATTCAGTGTaatacgattgatgaatgtgtaggaaacaagagtagtgtgtcaggatcgaagaaaatggaatgcCATAGCCTCTGTTTACCctggcgggaaataggcgtgagtttatgtatgtatgaaataaatgttaagacttgcaataaatataaactataaACGGTCATGTTAACAAAATAAGTAATGAATTCTAATTTAGTgtgaaaatgaatttattattctGCTTACTGTCGAAATGAAGGTCCGAGTTTCAATATCGTAAAGCAAGTATTTAAgtaccaatgattttcgaatttgttttcgaatttatgtttattaatgattacctaccacgtgctcagcggtgaaggaaaatatcgtgacaTGGAAGgacagacatgcagtcgcttctgaaaaaaccGAACCAGTCCAATctttaagttaggtaagcggaccttgtgaaaaactggataatacTAGGAAGATGATGCTGTAGCTAGCATGAAATCAGGTTTATCCGAAATACTGACAAAATCATAGAGTCCATACTAGTAAAGGAACTCGGCGGTGATCGTGCTCGGCATGAGTGCCGTATATGGTGCGCAGGCGCTGTCGTAACGTGTGCTTGCGTACACGACGGCGACTCACTGGCTTATTCTGGTACTAGATTATTGATTTATTTGCCAATTATATTCATTATTTGGACAGCTTGATGGAAACAGTGGGCTGTGGGTAGTTGTCTGCTGTGATGGACGTATTTAGGCGATAGGCTGGTACACCAGGTTAGGTAACGTTCAAGCTACCTAATTAATAGGgtagattccaactagtcaaatctgatactttttactaaacgtcaaaacacggaatggctatggaatttgtatgaaaaagcaacctaaaagaaaaacgtgacaaaatttgacacttattgtaacaattttctttattaaaattcatcatcatcatcatcatcttcctaacattatcccgtttttcacagggttgacagcacgcgtcaaaTGGGTTTCATGTTGCATATGACCGAGATGCTGTATGATGCGATGTGcattgaattatataataatctgcCAAAAGAATTGAAATTACTGACTGGATACAAGTTCAAAATTAACGtaacgaaatggcttatgaacaaatgttattataatttaaaggaatattttgaacataaaaataattaaattttgtatttttttaattataagtataattttctttgcaATGTAccattactttattatttttttttaatgtatatttgtacgcctgcatgcaggccgaacacatcacaacattgttatctgaataattttatcacctttttgtattttatgtgttcattaataaattgatttgatttgatttgcctattttattcgcccgggttatttattcatttacttactcattcttcttaaaattaagaactatcaatcatccgtcctccggccaagaagttaatgccatctgtggcaaatctacgtcacgtcaaaataaagagtatttctatttcttaaaagaaaaaaaaacatccgtTCCTTTCGTTTGGGCCCAATGTGTAATGTAATTGTATTAAAGAAAAGAATAGTtttatgctataggtatttataagtataaaaacaAGAATATACCTAATCTCACCCACCTACTTACGGCCATAATCCCTATCGGGTTTGTCAGAGCCGCCGATGATAAGCAACGTAGCGATTTGTAAACAGaattgaaaagaaaagaaatttaattacctactctTATTCAAACTTCAATCgagtgggttgtcaggtggatgatgtcagggttattattgagccgctaacggcccttgacatggctcatgtaggcAACTACTCTACGTACTGACATCAGTAACTTGTAACCGGAAAAAATGGCCATgcaaagcacggattatctgactttcggacaatcaggttatcagcctgtaatgtcctaaccaaactagggatcacattttCGTGATATGGGGACATATCCTGGATTCGAAACCGGGTCTACTGGGTCGTCATACTGAATAACAAAGAACAGAGGAAATCAGGGGCAAAAGCTTTTGTTgtcacgtgacttattatagatttgccgcaaatggccggacaaatggagagcgctgagggctttcacccggtacaaaatataagataacaagcctgagggtgctcagttgggtggaacctcggcccagggcgtcgtctgagagaatagtatttgaaagaattaatcgactctaatggagcgatagcgataagtgttgaatgaaggaaatcgccgactacgccggcggggtcggtattagggaagtgtttgttgtcgcgagctgattggccgcctctatggctagagtaatcgggtagtCGGGATCGTATGTTACGTCCATAGGGCGCGTTCAGGGACAAATGCAAAAGTTGTAGTTATTACAGAATCGTGCTCCttttgtatatatgtataagttCCTTATAATGTCGTGTAGTAGATTGGTATCGTGATTGTTATAGTGTGGTTACCTAATATAGGCGGAATTGTAGTAGTTAGCAAGGTCAGAGGTGCGGCCTATGTTTGTTTATGGTCCAGATTTACACGACAGATAGATTTATAAGTTGTAAGTGGAATTTATACTAAGGCTTGCTCTGCTAACCTGTTTGTAGACTGGTTATTTGTACTGGGAAACTATAAATACACggacttaaatattatttttattcaaaatataaaattagtatCTATTGGAATAGGTAAAGATATAGTAAACCTTGATACACAAGGGACAAAAAGAGGGTAAaaagaatcaaatcaaatatgcttaattgaacacaaataaaatatacaaacatttaccaacagtacaaatgggcggccttattgctctaaagaaaTTTATTCCAGGAAACCACTATAAGAATCTAAGTAAAGATTACAAGGATGCGATACTTATCGTACTAGACATTTCGTTTAAAGCAATGATGGCATTAATGCAACCAGATCTTCTGTATTTATCTCTATTAGAAAAAAAGGCTCTTTTGACACTACTTACGTAAATATCAAACTGTCTTATGCTTACAATAAACGAAACTAAAAATAAGTACACTTCTtttcaacatacataaactcatgcctatttcctaccggggtaagcagagactatcacAAATCTCTTGCTTTCTTCACATTTATCAATCAAAAACACACTTCACACATTAAGTAGGTGTATTCTTCActatggtggtttaaggcccgatctccctatccatagggaaggcccgtgccccagcagtgaggacgttaatgggctgatgatgatgattcttcactacatagtataaatcaaagtcgctttttctgtccctgtATCCCTATGAACGCTTAAATCTTTACTGTCAGGTAGTTAGAAATTAAGAGATTGGCATGTACCCtcaagaaaaagaataaatCAGTCTATAATTGAAACCCGTGTTTTAATACATGACATGGCGCAGTCGGGAAATAGATCGGGAATAAAGGGTTAAGAAGTGATAAAAAGTGTAAAACATAGAAGAAAAAGTTCATAAAATATGGAAAGTGTATTAACCCCACCGTCGCCGTTTAGATTTGATGGAAATTCGTTAGACTTAGCTTCAAGTAGCTTGAGTGACAATTGGGCGAAATGGAAAAATGGATATGAGATTTACAGCAAGGCTTGTGAAATATACAAAAAGGAAAAGGAAGTACAGTTAAATATATTGTTGCATGTGGTAGGTGAACAGTGTCGcgaaattttaaaacaatcaaCGAAATGTATTACGGCTGAAGATGTTTTTAAAAAGTTGGATGAACACTTTAGAATAAAGAGAAATGTAACTGTTGAGCGGCACAGATTTTTCAAAAGAGACCAAAAAGGTCATGAAACCATAGACCAGTATGTGTATGATTTAAGGAAACTGGCTCAAACCTGCGAGTTTGGAACACTTGAAGAGGACTTGATAAAGGATAGACTAGTGTGTGGTGTTATCAGCCCAGCGATCTGCGAGCGACTTCTTCGAGAAGACGACTTGAATTTAAAGAAGGCATTAGAAATATGTCGAGCTGCCATAGTGTCTAAAGCATACTCAGAAAGTATAAAACGAGACAGTGAACCAACATACGAGATAACAAAAGAAAATCAAGAAACAAGCAATGAGAACATCTGGGTCGTGCGTCGTGGCGCGGCGGCATCGTCCCGAGGGCGTGGCGGGGCATGGagcgggcgcggggcgcgccGCGAGCGCTGGGCGCGGGCCCGGCCGCCACcagccgccggcgccgcgcgtACGTCACAGCGGTCCGCCGCCCCCACCGCCCCGCCCGCAGCAGCGTCCTGCATGCATTGTGGTGGGGTGCATAGAAAATACGAATGTCCGGCCTATGGAAAGAAGTGTTTACGATGTCTAAAGATGAATCATTTTGCGCGAGCGTGTCAGGTGTATTATGTGGAAGAATCAGATGAGCAGGTAGTACATTCTATTAATAACTGTGGCGAGTGGAATGTAGATTTAAAAATCAACGAAACTGTTCTTACATTTAAAATAGACACCGGGGCAGATGTAAATGTCTTGCCatggaaatatttaaataaaatagggaTACCTGAGTCGGATTTATTGAAAACAAATACTAAATTATGCAGTTACTCGGGAGACAAAATTGATGTTGTAGGGAAAATTAATTTACGGGTATTTTATAAAGATAAAATGTATACATTGGAATTTAAAGTAGCAAATGTAAGGTCAGTTCCGATATTAGGAAGGTATGCTTGTTCACACTTGGATGTAGTGAGGCGAGTGATGGCAATTAAAAATACGGGTTTAGATAATATAACTAATAAAGATGCATTACAAATAATACAACAATATGAGGATGTGTTTCACGGGATAGGGTGTTTGCCAGGAAAATATAGGATCAAATTGCAAGAAAATGTTAATCCGGTAATACATGCTCCGCGAAAAATACCTTTTGCGATTAAGGATGATGTAAAAAGGAAACTTAAAGAAATGGAGAAGCAAAAAATCATAGAAAAAGTGGAAGGTCCATCTGATTGGGTAAACAGCATAACTGTGGTCAAGAAGCCGAATGGTGATCTACGCATTTGTTTAGATCCAAAAGAATTAAACATGGTGATTAAAAGAGAGCATTTTAGGCTTCCCACACTCGATGAAATTGTCTCAAAGCTGTCGGGATCAAAATATTTTAGCACACTTGATGCTTCAAACGGGTTTTGGCATGTAGAATTAGATGACACAAGTTCCTACTGCACGTTCAACACACCTTTCGGGCGATTTAAGTTTTTACGTATGCCATATGGAATTAGCTCTGCTTCAGAAGTTTTTCACAAGAAAAtgtacgaaaactttgatgattTAGACGGTGTAGTCATGTATATCGACGACTTATTAATATATGGTAGCACGAAGGAAGAACACGATAAAAGACTGAAGAAAGTTTTAGAAAGATGccgaaaaataaatttgaaactcaataaacaaaaatgtaaaataggattggaagaaattaaatatttaggacacataattacaaaaaacgGATTATACCCTGATGAC
This sequence is a window from Pectinophora gossypiella chromosome 14, ilPecGoss1.1, whole genome shotgun sequence. Protein-coding genes within it:
- the LOC126372700 gene encoding uncharacterized protein LOC126372700 encodes the protein MESVLTPPSPFRFDGNSLDLASSSLSDNWAKWKNGYEIYSKACEIYKKEKEVQLNILLHVVGEQCREILKQSTKCITAEDVFKKLDEHFRIKRNVTVERHRFFKRDQKGHETIDQYVYDLRKLAQTCEFGTLEEDLIKDRLVCGVISPAICERLLREDDLNLKKALEICRAAIVSKAYSESIKRDSEPTYEITKENQETSNENIWVVRRGAAASSRGRGGAWSGRGARRERWARARPPPAAGAARTSQRSAAPTAPPAAASCMHCGVQWVRVGSGAQAQPCV